Part of the Cyanobacteriota bacterium genome is shown below.
GGATGCGCTGCATAGATGCCTCTGTTCCCACTAGCATCATGCTAGCTATGGTTGCAGCCATGTTCATCGGTACCAGCAGCGCACAGATTTGCCCACAGTAGGTGTGGGAAATGTGTAGCAGGGATGCAAGAGGATGCCAAGTTACAATCCAAGTCACGATCGCAAAATCCTTAATGTTACAGTCCGTAATAAATTGGCGAGTATTTACCATCCCCCAAAGTCTAGCAGACACCCTCTTAATTATGGGAATCATTACCTGACTCTGAGGCTTTCTACTGTGTGGCTACTTTCCATAATCCTGACTGTGAGCGACGATCGCCGCTGTTAGTGATAGAGCCAAGTTGTAAAGGAATATTTACACCCTCGGCGCACAGGTAAGGCTTGATGGGGATAAACATAGTTAGCAGGAAAGACCACAACGCTACCTTGCCGAGGCGGCACCTTAATTCCCTGCCGATCGAACAGCAGTTCTCCCCCCTCAAAATCATCATTCAGACTGCCTACAATGCTGACATCTCGAATAGGCACTCCCCTCGCGGCTTCTTCCATGCGGCTAGAGAGCAAAATATTGTCCACATGGCGTTTGTATTGCTGTCCTGGCCGGTAGCGCAAAATTCGACAGGCTTCAGCATGGGGAAATTTAATGCCGTAGTGCTTGTAGAGCAACTCCTGCACAATCCCAATCCGCTGAAGCAGCAATTGGTTCGTAGACTGGAGTAGTGAATTGCCCTCTTCATCCAAATACAGCAGATCATTGTTACGAGCCGCTCGGTCTAGTCGTTCTAGCTCAACCCGAGCTGGCTCAAACTGGCTACAGGCAGCAATATCCATCAAATGTTTGCATAGGTATGGATCCAAAACATTTTCCACTCGAAAGATGTCTGCACCGAGGGGAATCAAGGTATGGGAAAAACGAGAGGTCATAGGGGTTTCACTCGGTGAAGGGGAAGGGCAATCTTATAGGCTTTGCCCACAATACTACTGCGGGGTAAAAAGCCCCATACGTGCGAGTCAATACTGTCATTGCGGTTGTCTCCCAGCACGAAATAGTGGTTTACTGGAACCCTAGCTGGGGGCAACTCATAGGCTGGCGGTTCAGCCACATAGGGTTCTACGATCGCCTGCTGATCACGATAGACAGTACCTGCCTGCACTGCAACGGTTTGCCCCGGAATCGCGATCACCCGTTTCACAAAGAAGCGGCGACGACTGTTGCCAGTTATGGGATTAGTATCTAGGATTTGAAACACCACAATATCTGTGGGTTGAGGCTGGTAATTGGCCGCTTTGCTGACGAGAATGCGATCGCCCAGTTGTAGAGTCGGTGCCATAGAGTTGCTGGGGATCTTAAACAATTGCACAGACTGTCCCAGCCAAGTTGGTAATAGTCCTAGCGACAGTCGGAGAACAAAGACAATCGTAGTAATCATTAGCAAATAGCTAAACTCGCGTCGCCAAGACTTCTCTGCCGGTGCGCTGCGGTAAGCGTGATAACAGGATAGCGCTGCCAACGCAGCCACTAAGGGCACTAAGACTGGCCTACGGGTGGCAGCCGTCATCAGCAGCACGCTCACAACCATAAGGATCGTTCCCAGATTAGTCTGGTGCAAATAAAACTGTCCTAAACCGGGCAACAGTTGGCTTAGAAATACAGCAAACCACCGATCAAACCGCTGG
Proteins encoded:
- a CDS encoding 2OG-Fe(II) oxygenase, with protein sequence MTSRFSHTLIPLGADIFRVENVLDPYLCKHLMDIAACSQFEPARVELERLDRAARNNDLLYLDEEGNSLLQSTNQLLLQRIGIVQELLYKHYGIKFPHAEACRILRYRPGQQYKRHVDNILLSSRMEEAARGVPIRDVSIVGSLNDDFEGGELLFDRQGIKVPPRQGSVVVFPANYVYPHQALPVRRGCKYSFTTWLYH
- the lepB gene encoding signal peptidase I, giving the protein GRWLSGLLFAVLQVVAVAIAGWSFLSPEGSTLMGLVGLMVGAFIYVASLFEAYRDISGASILSAAQSVSQRFDRWFAVFLSQLLPGLGQFYLHQTNLGTILMVVSVLLMTAATRRPVLVPLVAALAALSCYHAYRSAPAEKSWRREFSYLLMITTIVFVLRLSLGLLPTWLGQSVQLFKIPSNSMAPTLQLGDRILVSKAANYQPQPTDIVVFQILDTNPITGNSRRRFFVKRVIAIPGQTVAVQAGTVYRDQQAIVEPYVAEPPAYELPPARVPVNHYFVLGDNRNDSIDSHVWGFLPRSSIVGKAYKIALPLHRVKPL